Proteins encoded in a region of the Campylobacter showae CSUNSWCD genome:
- the ruvC gene encoding crossover junction endodeoxyribonuclease RuvC, translating into MKILGIDPGSRNCGYAIVEKTPVKTFLIEAGLIKIKPNSLQYQITELCEGLDLIFKNHKFDEVAIEDIFFAYNPKTVLKLAQFRGALSLKILQLHGDFAEYTPLQVKKTVTGKAKADKEQVAFMVKKILGITKEIKPLDITDAIAIALTHANNLRLK; encoded by the coding sequence ATGAAAATTTTAGGAATCGATCCGGGATCGCGAAATTGCGGCTATGCAATCGTCGAAAAGACGCCCGTGAAAACCTTTTTGATCGAGGCGGGACTAATCAAAATAAAACCGAATTCTTTGCAGTATCAAATCACCGAACTTTGCGAGGGACTTGATCTGATTTTTAAAAATCACAAATTTGACGAAGTGGCGATCGAGGACATATTTTTTGCTTATAATCCAAAAACGGTTTTAAAGCTCGCGCAGTTTCGAGGGGCGCTTAGTCTTAAAATTTTGCAGCTTCACGGAGATTTTGCCGAGTACACGCCGCTTCAGGTTAAAAAAACGGTCACCGGCAAAGCCAAGGCAGATAAAGAGCAGGTGGCCTTTATGGTTAAGAAAATTCTGGGTATAACAAAGGAGATCAAACCGCTTGATATCACCGACGCTATCGCTATCGCGCTAACGCACGCAAATAATCTACGCTTAAAATAA
- the dnaA gene encoding chromosomal replication initiator protein DnaA codes for MVANEVLELLSKEILPSEFECYIKQLKFNEKSSNSTNVVFNAPNEIIAKFIQTKYASKIAHLFEVKTGQKPVINVLAATKTQSKPAKKVDVKEIKAQSSLLNPSYTFENFVVGDSNQFAFLSAKAVSEQLGKIYNPLFIYGPTGLGKTHLLQSVGNFCLNGGKMVICVTSEQFITDFTYNLNNHSMERFREKYRNCDVLLIDDVQFLGKTDKIQEEFFHTFNELHAKNGQIVMTSDRQPKLLKGFEDRLRTRFEWGIIADITPPELDTKIAIIKKKCEFDKIYLDKDVINYIATNMGDNIREIESAIINLNAYARLMRQEITLEFAKNILRDQIKEKRENINLENIVEIVSKELNVKPSDMKSKSRSKNIVEARRIVIYLAKNLTPNSMPQIAQFFNMKDHSAVSHSIKKINELIETNEYFKVRVEELKNKILTKE; via the coding sequence TTGGTCGCAAACGAGGTTTTGGAGCTACTTTCCAAAGAAATTTTACCGTCGGAATTTGAATGCTACATCAAGCAGCTTAAATTTAACGAAAAAAGCTCAAACTCAACGAACGTCGTATTTAACGCGCCAAACGAGATTATCGCTAAATTTATCCAGACCAAATACGCCTCCAAAATCGCTCATCTTTTTGAAGTAAAAACCGGACAAAAACCCGTGATCAACGTCCTAGCCGCGACCAAAACGCAAAGCAAACCGGCTAAAAAAGTGGACGTAAAAGAGATAAAAGCGCAAAGCAGCCTGCTAAATCCAAGCTACACTTTTGAAAATTTCGTCGTCGGCGACTCGAATCAATTCGCATTTTTAAGCGCGAAAGCTGTTTCCGAGCAGCTGGGTAAAATTTACAATCCGCTTTTTATCTACGGCCCAACCGGACTTGGCAAAACGCACCTTTTGCAATCAGTCGGAAATTTTTGCCTAAACGGCGGCAAAATGGTTATTTGCGTAACAAGCGAGCAGTTTATCACGGATTTTACTTATAACCTCAACAACCACTCGATGGAGCGATTTCGCGAAAAGTACCGAAACTGCGACGTTTTACTCATCGACGACGTGCAGTTTTTAGGCAAAACGGATAAAATCCAAGAGGAATTTTTCCATACGTTTAACGAGCTTCACGCCAAAAACGGCCAGATCGTGATGACCTCGGACCGCCAACCAAAGCTGCTAAAAGGCTTTGAAGATAGACTAAGAACGCGTTTTGAGTGGGGTATCATCGCAGACATCACGCCGCCGGAACTCGATACTAAAATCGCAATCATCAAGAAAAAATGCGAATTTGATAAAATTTACCTCGACAAAGACGTCATAAACTACATCGCAACAAACATGGGCGACAACATCCGAGAAATCGAAAGCGCGATAATAAATTTAAACGCTTACGCAAGGCTCATGAGGCAGGAAATCACGCTAGAGTTTGCAAAAAATATCCTGCGCGATCAGATAAAAGAAAAACGCGAAAATATAAACCTAGAAAATATCGTTGAAATCGTGAGCAAAGAGCTAAACGTCAAACCAAGCGATATGAAAAGTAAATCCCGCTCGAAAAATATCGTCGAGGCTAGACGCATCGTGATATATCTGGCTAAAAATTTGACGCCAAACTCGATGCCGCAGATTGCGCAATTTTTTAACATGAAAGATCACTCAGCCGTAAGCCACAGCATAAAAAAAATAAACGAACTAATCGAAACGAATGAGTATTTTAAAGTTCGCGTCGAAGAACTAAAGAATAAAATTTTAACCAAAGAGTAA
- the dnaN gene encoding DNA polymerase III subunit beta — MKVAINKNALESIVTNSNSYLEKKDLSAITSHIFIGAKDGILNIKATDHEIGLAYKLSNVKIMDEGNATANGKKLLDIIRSLKDEEITLETVNNYLYIKQKNSKYKLPMYKFEDFPNFPTIENKNKFEVDAVMLGRSLKKIFTSIDNNNPKFELNGALIDIKQNYINIVGTDTKRLSVFRFETPTQSEFSLIIPKKAISEIQKLFFDKIEIYYDDTTLIAQSANFEFFTKLINGRFPDYNRVIPQEIKRRLRLSRDKMVEGIKTVSIISESTKIVFAPQTISFESIVEDNSEAKTTIDFATGLEEEIYVGVKNRYLLDFLQSIEEEYFEFGFNDSNLAFTVSSNELKTVIMPINL, encoded by the coding sequence ATGAAAGTCGCGATTAATAAAAACGCTTTAGAAAGCATCGTAACAAATAGCAATTCTTACCTAGAGAAAAAGGATCTAAGCGCTATAACTTCGCATATATTTATTGGAGCAAAAGACGGTATCCTAAATATAAAAGCAACAGACCACGAGATCGGTCTAGCCTATAAGCTCTCAAACGTCAAAATCATGGACGAGGGAAACGCTACTGCAAACGGTAAGAAGTTACTTGACATAATAAGAAGCTTAAAAGACGAAGAAATCACACTAGAGACAGTAAATAACTACCTCTACATAAAACAAAAAAACTCAAAATATAAACTTCCGATGTATAAATTTGAAGATTTTCCAAATTTCCCGACGATAGAAAATAAAAATAAATTTGAAGTCGACGCCGTAATGCTTGGACGAAGTTTAAAGAAAATTTTTACAAGCATCGACAATAATAACCCTAAATTTGAGCTAAACGGCGCTCTTATAGACATCAAACAAAACTACATAAATATCGTCGGTACCGACACGAAAAGGCTTAGCGTATTTAGATTTGAAACACCGACTCAGAGCGAATTTTCACTAATAATCCCGAAAAAAGCTATTAGCGAAATACAAAAGCTATTTTTTGACAAGATTGAAATTTACTACGACGATACGACTCTGATCGCTCAAAGCGCAAATTTCGAGTTTTTTACAAAGCTGATAAACGGCAGATTTCCTGACTACAACAGAGTAATCCCGCAAGAGATAAAACGAAGACTAAGACTAAGCAGAGATAAAATGGTAGAAGGTATCAAAACCGTCTCAATCATCTCTGAGAGCACAAAGATCGTATTTGCTCCACAAACCATAAGCTTTGAAAGCATCGTAGAGGATAACTCTGAGGCTAAAACCACAATAGATTTTGCAACCGGACTAGAAGAAGAAATCTACGTTGGCGTGAAAAATAGATACTTGCTCGATTTCTTACAAAGCATCGAAGAGGAATATTTCGAATTTGGATTTAACGACTCAAATTTAGCCTTTACGGTGAGCTCAAACGA